The Dreissena polymorpha isolate Duluth1 chromosome 10, UMN_Dpol_1.0, whole genome shotgun sequence genome includes a region encoding these proteins:
- the LOC127848628 gene encoding uncharacterized protein LOC127848628, translating into MSLQQAVKLEMNEVVKHQGELVTDGVNELSTEVVSEQPKEVLSNIKGFERSEDAAGAKETNVKEKSSEQSNANIVTDKSERSVTEQAKEMSSQQAVKLETNEVVKQPGESVTDGVTSSSTEVDSEQPKEVLRNIKGFERSEDAPVAKKKNVEEMSSEQSNANIVTDKTERSVTKQGKEMSSQQAVNVETNKDITQLGESVTDGVTASATAVVAEPPKEEDDITNHVDQTNERTLVTQQAVKISEQSAELGTNKIVNQTGESVTDGVAAMSPKVVSEQSKDIIEHLDETLSEFTARLAKQQQMSRKELSKKGVSEQQTKIASKGKGFEQSGDSAIAKETNVKGESTGQNNANTLTEQSDRSVTEQAREMSSQQPVKVETNEAVKQTGESVTDGVTSEVAESPKEVDNNNICVEQPEESVLTNVTPVTGESTEQKNADIVSKQPETLVTKPSNEMTPEQSVVLQTNSVDKQTGKPITDGITASSVAVVAEPPKEEYAITKETSVTGESTEQKNADIVPKQPNTLVIEHAREMISEQSVVLKTNECVRQTASLTAAVAELPNEIDNSKTFVDRTDESAMTNVTRVNGESSNQMNANLISEQPDTLFTEQVRELISEQSAVLNTNKVVTQTGESINVQSSEIAPGQLGKGNIIQQSNESMKTHKTENTDQLFESKILDAEKVTVEKHTTTIR; encoded by the coding sequence ATGAGTTTACAACAAGCGGTCAAGTTAGAAATGAATGAAGTTGTAAAACATCAAGGAGAATTAGTAACTGATGGCGTTAATGAATTGTCGACAGAAGTTGTTTCAGAACAACCAAAAGAGGTATTGAGTAACATTAAAGGTTTTGAACGGTCAGAAGACGCCGCTGGTGCTAAGGAAACAAATGTTAAGGAAAAGTCGAGTGAGCAGAGTAATGCTAATATAGTTACTGATAAGTCAGAAAGGTCCGTAACAGAACAAGCGAAAGAAATGAGTTCACAACAAGCGGTCAAGTTAGAGACGAATGAAGTTGTAAAACAGCCAGGAGAATCAGTAACTGATGGCGTTACCTCATCGTCGACAGAAGTTGATTCAGAACAACCAAAGGAGGTATTAAGGAACATTAAAGGTTTTGAACGGTCTGAAGATGCCCCTGTTGCTAAGAAAAAAAACGTTGAGGAAATGTCGAGTGAGCAGAGTAATGCTAATATAGTTACTGATAAGACAGAAAGGTCCGTCACAAAACAAGGGAAAGAAATGAGTTCACAACAAGCGGTCAATGTAGAGACAAATAAAGATATAACACAGCTAGGAGAATCAGTAACGGATGGCGTTACCGCATCGGCGACAGCAGTAGTTGCAGAACCGCCGAAAGAAGAGGATGACATCACAAATCATGTTGACCAGACAAATGAACGGACCTTAGTCACACAACAGGCGGTGAAAATTTCTGAACAGTCGGCCGAGTTAGGGACAAACAAAATTGTTAATCAGACAGGCGAATCAGTAACCGATGGCGTTGCGGCAATGTCGCCAAAAGTTGTTTCAGAGCAATCAAAAGACATTATTGAACATTTGGATGAAACGTTATCAGAATTTACGGCACGTTTGGCCAAACAGCAACAAATGTCTCGCAAAGAATTGTCGAAAAAAGGTGTATCAGAACAGCAAACAAAGATAGCGAGTAAGGGTAAAGGTTTTGAACAGTCCGGAGATTCCGCTATTGCTAAAGAAACAAACGTTAAAGGAGAGTCGACAGGGCAGAATAATGCTAATACATTGACAGAACAGTCGGATAGGTCTGTCACAGAACAAGCAAGAGAAATGAGTTCACAACAACCGGTCAAGGTAGAGACGAATGAAGCAGTTAAACAGACAGGAGAATCAGTCACGGATGGCGTTACGTCAGAAGTTGCAGAATCGCCGAAAGAGGTAGATAACAATAACATATGTGTTGAACAGCCAGAAGAATCCGTTTTAACCAATGTGACACCAGTAACAGGAGAATCGACTGAGCAGAAGAATGCTGACATAGTGTCTAAACAGCCAGAAACATTAGTCACAAAACCGTCGAATGAAATGACTCCAGAACAGTCGGTCGTGTTACAGACAAACTCAGTTGATAAACAGACAGGAAAACCAATAACTGATGGCATTACGGCATCGTCGGTGGCAGTAGTTGCAGAACCGCCGAAAGAGGAATATGCTATAACAAAGGAGACATCAGTAACTGGAGAGTCGACTGAGCAAAAGAATGCTGATATAGTGCCTAAACAGCCAAATACATTAGTAATAGAACATGCGAGAGAAATGATTTCAGAACAGTCAGTCGTGTTAAAGACGAATGAATGTGTAAGACAGACAGCATCGTTGACAGCAGCAGTTGCAGAACTGCCGAATGAGATAGATAATAGTAAAACATTTGTAGACCGAACAGATGAATCAGCTATGACCAATGTGACACGCGTTAATGGCGAGTCGAGTAATCAGATGAATGCTAATTTGATATCTGAACAGCCAGATACATTATTCACAGAACAGGTGAGAGAACTAATTTCAGAACAATCGGCCGTGTTAAATACGAATAAAGTTGTGACACAGACAGGAGAATCAATCAATGTGCAATCGTCAGAAATTGCTCCCGGCCAGCTAGGAAAAGGTAATATAATTCAACAGTCAAACGAATCAATGAAGACACATAAGACTGAAAACACAGATCAACTGTTCGAGTCAAAAATATTAGATGCGGAAAAAGTAACTGTTGAGAAGCATACAACAACAATTAGGTGA
- the LOC127849188 gene encoding uncharacterized protein LOC127849188 encodes MEIIKNNKGGQKLCYKGYCYTKKAKSAVSQRWECDQRGSQKCRAIATTDLELTVVKSVTEHTHAADMFKVSALKVREEIWSGLSGSRGTTGQIVVDKLAQQPAEIRVAAGTLETLKRTARKRKREDTPAEPKSASDIPIPLPEEYRKTLIFDNESAARILIFASEDGLRLLDNADTWFLDGTHSSGMTGCFYHLTQSTWRRIQSEGLQRLYREDSIVRHFCGMLDGLAFLPVADVKEGMRVLQESIPDGLESLVEYFDSTYVNGTYRMVMSDNRMKFRRTAPRFQPAVWNVHDSTMAGRERTNNVCEGWNNGFGKLVGHKNPSIWTAIKCIEGDAAMVEADVMRHARGQQSSKQKRKIRTAHQITLLTLCQQYSTGEKTIREFLKAIGYSIRL; translated from the exons ATGGAGATCATCAAGAACAACAAGGGTGGGCAGAAGTTGTGTTACAAGGGGTACTGCTACACGAAAAAAGCAAAGTCAGCGGTTAGCCAGCGTTGGGAGTGTGACCAACGGGGTTCACAGAAATGCCGTGCTATTGCTACCACTGATCTAGAG CTCACCGTAGTGAAGTCAGTGACAGAGCACACCCATGCCGCCGACATGTTCAAGGTCAGTGCACTGAAGGTCAGAGAAGAGATTTGGTCCGGTTTGTCAGGAAGTCGTGGAACCACCGGTCAAATTGTCGTTGACAAATTGGCTCAGCAACCAGCCGAG ATACGGGTGGCTGCTGGAACGCTTGAGACCTTGAAAAGGACGGCTCGGAAGAGGAAGCGAGAGGACACCCCAGCAGAGCCCAAGAGTGCGTCAGACATCCCAATTCCGTTGCCCGAGGAGTATCGAAAGACCCTTATCTTTGACAACGAGTCTGCAGCGCGCATTCTAATATTTGCCTCAGAGGATGGTCTTCGCCTCCTAGACAATGCCGACACCTGGTTCCTCGATGGCACCCACTCGTCAGGTATGACA GGCTGCTTCTACCACCTCACACAGTCGACCTGGCGCCGGATCCAGAGTGAGGGGCTTCAACGTCTGTACAGAGAAGACAGCATCGTCAGACACTTCTGCGGCATGCTTGACGGACTGGCATTCCTTCCCGTGGCTGACGTCAAGGAGGGGATGCGGGTGCTACAGGAGTCCATCCCAGACGGGCTTGAGAGTTTGGTCGAGTACTTCGACTCGACTTACGTAAATGGAACTTACAG aatgGTGATGTCTGACAACCGAATGAAGTTCCGGAGGACAGCGCCGAGATTCCAGCCTGCAGTGTGGAATGTACACGACAGTACGATGGCCGGTCGTGAGAGGACGAACAACGTATGTGAAGGGTGGAACAACGGTTTCGGCAAGTTGGTTGGCCACAAAAACCCGTCAATCTGGACAG CCATCAAGTGTATAGAAGGCGATGCGGCGATGGTGGAGGCTGATGTAATGCGACATGCGAGAGGCCAGCAGTCATCCAAACAGAAAAGGAAAATCAGGACGGCTCATCAAATAACGCTGTTGACTTTGTGTCAACAATACAGCACTGGTGAGAAGACCATCCGTGAGTTCCTGAAGGCCATCGGCTATAGCATTCGGCTATAA